A window of the Scandinavium goeteborgense genome harbors these coding sequences:
- a CDS encoding CS1 type fimbrial major subunit has protein sequence MNIVFKSVVTAMVLGVAVNAFAIEKDITVNATVDATLDITQSDGEALPSSIDMQYIPGVGLSPYSIDTKIWSNDAEKDINASITANPTLNNTTGAGATTLDVKLGGKVLTATPQAFAGTELFPTAETKQGSITLPLVIQQTVTQAIPTGQYTGMVSLILTQATE, from the coding sequence ATGAATATCGTATTTAAATCTGTTGTAACTGCAATGGTTCTTGGCGTCGCTGTTAATGCCTTCGCGATCGAAAAAGATATTACTGTTAACGCAACAGTAGATGCCACCCTGGATATCACACAATCTGACGGTGAAGCTCTGCCATCCAGTATTGATATGCAGTATATCCCTGGCGTAGGTCTTTCTCCTTACTCTATTGATACCAAAATCTGGTCTAACGATGCGGAAAAAGATATCAACGCCAGCATTACTGCAAACCCAACACTGAACAATACCACCGGCGCCGGCGCGACCACTCTGGATGTAAAATTGGGCGGTAAAGTACTGACTGCAACACCTCAGGCATTTGCAGGTACCGAACTGTTCCCTACTGCAGAAACCAAACAGGGTTCAATCACTCTGCCACTGGTTATTCAGCAGACTGTTACTCAGGCAATTCCTACTGGCCAGTACACCGGCATGGTTTCCCTGATCCTGACCCAGGCTACCGAATAA
- a CDS encoding pilus assembly protein PapD, whose protein sequence is MNKFFRLTSLAAMTGLLISSSAFSAVTVYPMSVKMNQQGAGQIKIISGSKQTEYVKATVKKIENPGTKQEKERVLSQSESKNLIITPSKFGLASGTTRITRLVNMIPPTKEQVYRVYFDPIQGLDNEKAPDSPNSSSKVGINISWGALIFVPPVTPEINFTLDAQKKAITNTGNLHIELTRIGVCPEKNSDAGCTWEAITKKIYPDQTFTLPASFKTSLKGVVKVEYRNWVDKKMTSKVFSLS, encoded by the coding sequence ATGAACAAATTTTTCCGTTTAACGTCTCTTGCCGCTATGACTGGATTATTAATATCCTCTTCCGCATTTTCTGCCGTTACCGTTTATCCGATGTCGGTAAAAATGAATCAGCAAGGCGCAGGGCAAATTAAAATCATCTCTGGTTCTAAACAAACTGAATATGTCAAAGCAACGGTCAAGAAGATTGAAAATCCCGGAACAAAACAAGAAAAAGAAAGAGTACTCAGCCAGAGTGAAAGCAAAAATTTGATTATCACCCCCTCTAAGTTTGGCCTGGCATCGGGTACTACTCGGATTACGCGCCTTGTAAACATGATACCGCCAACTAAAGAACAGGTGTATCGGGTGTACTTCGATCCTATCCAGGGGCTTGATAATGAAAAGGCACCGGATTCCCCCAACTCCAGCAGTAAAGTGGGTATCAATATCTCTTGGGGAGCGCTGATCTTCGTACCTCCGGTCACTCCAGAGATTAATTTCACGCTGGATGCTCAGAAAAAAGCCATCACAAATACCGGTAATCTTCACATTGAATTAACCCGGATCGGTGTTTGTCCAGAAAAAAATAGTGATGCAGGATGTACTTGGGAAGCCATCACTAAAAAAATATACCCAGATCAGACATTCACACTTCCGGCATCTTTTAAAACATCACTCAAAGGAGTCGTTAAAGTGGAATATAGAAACTGGGTAGATAAAAAAATGACAAGCAAAGTATTTTCATTGTCATAA
- a CDS encoding fructosamine kinase family protein — MWQAICSLLKEHGDGEIELRNELPGGEIHAAWHLRVSGQDYFVKCDEREMLPIFTAEADQLDLLARSETVAVPEVYAVGSDRDYSFVVMEFLPPRPLDAHNAFLLGQQLARLHQWSEQPQFGLDFDNDLSTTPQPNAWQRRWSTFFAEQRIGWQLELAAEKGLAFGNIDAIVEHIHQRLSSHQPQPSLLHGDLWSGNCALGPSGPYIFDPACYWGDRECDLAMLPLHPEQPPQIYDGYQSVSPLPPDFLERQPVYQLYTLLNRAILFGGQHLVNAQKALDRVLAA; from the coding sequence ATGTGGCAAGCGATCTGTAGCCTGTTGAAAGAGCACGGAGACGGCGAAATCGAGCTGCGCAACGAACTGCCCGGCGGAGAAATCCACGCCGCATGGCATTTACGCGTTAGCGGTCAGGACTATTTCGTTAAATGCGATGAGCGAGAAATGCTGCCCATCTTCACCGCGGAAGCCGATCAGCTCGACCTGCTGGCGCGCAGCGAGACCGTTGCCGTACCTGAGGTGTACGCCGTTGGCAGTGACCGTGATTATAGCTTTGTGGTGATGGAGTTTCTCCCTCCCCGACCGCTGGATGCACACAACGCCTTCCTGCTCGGCCAGCAGCTGGCTCGTCTTCATCAGTGGAGTGAGCAGCCGCAGTTTGGCCTCGACTTCGACAATGACCTTTCTACTACTCCCCAACCCAACGCCTGGCAGCGCCGCTGGTCCACGTTCTTTGCCGAACAGCGCATTGGCTGGCAGCTCGAACTCGCGGCCGAAAAAGGTCTCGCGTTCGGTAATATTGATGCCATCGTCGAGCACATCCACCAGCGTCTAAGTTCGCACCAGCCGCAACCGTCATTATTGCACGGTGATTTATGGTCAGGTAACTGTGCGCTTGGGCCATCCGGGCCGTATATCTTTGACCCCGCCTGTTATTGGGGTGACAGAGAGTGTGATTTAGCGATGCTGCCGCTACACCCGGAACAGCCCCCGCAAATTTATGATGGCTATCAGTCGGTGTCACCGCTGCCGCCGGACTTCCTCGAACGCCAGCCGGTCTATCAGCTCTATACCCTGCTTAACCGCGCCATTCTGTTTGGTGGGCAGCATCTTGTGAATGCGCAAAAAGCGCTGGACCGAGTATTGGCCGCATAA
- the ghoS gene encoding type V toxin-antitoxin system endoribonuclease antitoxin GhoS yields MSGEITRYVVTVSFHEQTLTEINELNNHLTRAGFTLTLTDDDGKVHDLGTNTFGLVSPQSEDDIKALTTGLAETALGHQPDVSVVTFEHWLQDNATNTTR; encoded by the coding sequence ATGAGCGGAGAAATCACGCGTTACGTGGTGACGGTCAGTTTTCATGAACAGACGCTGACCGAAATCAATGAGCTCAATAACCATCTGACCCGCGCCGGATTTACGCTGACACTGACCGACGACGACGGCAAAGTGCATGATTTGGGCACCAATACGTTTGGGCTGGTCAGCCCGCAAAGTGAAGACGATATCAAAGCCCTGACTACCGGCCTGGCGGAAACTGCACTCGGTCACCAGCCCGATGTCAGCGTAGTGACCTTTGAACACTGGCTGCAGGACAACGCAACCAATACGACACGTTAA
- the pfkB gene encoding 6-phosphofructokinase II has protein sequence MVNIYTLTLAPSLDSATLTPQIYPEGKLRCSAPVFEPGGGGINVARAITFLGGKSTAIFPAGGASGEHLISLLADEQVPVQTVTAHDWTRQNLHVHVETSGEQYRFVMPGAALNEDEFRQLERKALQIEVGAILVISGSLPPGVDVAKLVELIKSAQQHGIRCVVDSSGDALSAALDVGGIELVKPNQKELSALVQRELTQPDDVRKAAEEIVRSGKARRVVVSLGPQGALGVDADGSVQVVPPPVKSQSTVGAGDSMVGAMVLKLAENASLDEMVRYGVAAGSAATINQGTRLCSLENTRNIYDYLCRR, from the coding sequence ATGGTTAATATCTATACGCTTACGCTGGCACCCTCTCTCGACAGCGCAACGCTGACTCCGCAAATCTATCCTGAAGGCAAATTACGCTGTAGCGCCCCGGTATTTGAGCCTGGCGGCGGTGGAATAAACGTTGCCCGCGCCATCACGTTTCTCGGCGGTAAATCCACGGCCATTTTCCCGGCCGGTGGCGCCTCCGGCGAGCATCTGATATCCCTTCTTGCAGATGAGCAAGTGCCTGTGCAAACGGTCACCGCCCACGACTGGACGCGTCAAAATCTTCACGTACATGTCGAAACCAGCGGCGAGCAGTATCGCTTTGTGATGCCCGGTGCGGCATTAAATGAAGACGAATTCCGCCAGCTTGAACGGAAAGCCCTGCAAATCGAAGTCGGCGCAATTTTGGTGATCAGCGGCAGTCTGCCGCCCGGCGTAGATGTGGCGAAGCTAGTAGAGCTTATCAAATCAGCCCAACAGCACGGTATTCGCTGTGTGGTGGACAGCTCCGGTGACGCCCTTTCCGCCGCACTGGACGTCGGCGGTATTGAGCTGGTGAAACCAAATCAGAAAGAACTCAGCGCACTCGTGCAGCGGGAATTGACGCAGCCTGATGACGTACGCAAAGCGGCCGAAGAGATTGTCCGCAGCGGAAAAGCGCGGCGTGTGGTTGTCTCATTGGGGCCACAGGGTGCATTAGGCGTCGATGCCGATGGCAGCGTGCAGGTTGTGCCGCCGCCGGTTAAAAGCCAGAGCACGGTCGGAGCCGGTGACAGCATGGTCGGCGCTATGGTGCTTAAACTGGCGGAGAACGCATCGCTCGACGAAATGGTGCGCTACGGCGTGGCCGCCGGCAGTGCCGCCACCATCAACCAGGGTACGCGTTTGTGCTCATTAGAAAACACGCGAAATATTTACGATTATTTGTGCCGACGCTGA
- a CDS encoding DUF481 domain-containing protein: protein MKLFKTVPAVVVLAGGLFASLHAVADNTVFTVMDDPSTAKKPFEGKINGGYLAQSGNTKSSSLTADSTLTWYGDTTAWSLWGNASNTSSNDERSSETYSVGGRSRYNITDADYLFGQASWLTDRYNGYRQRDVFTAGYGRQILNGPVHSLRFEFGPGVRYDEYTNDETKTQPLGYASGTYAWQMTDTTKFTQGLSVFGADDTTVNSETALDVAINDNFGLKVAYNITWNSEPPSSAPEHTDRRTTVTLGYKM, encoded by the coding sequence ATGAAGCTTTTCAAGACAGTACCCGCAGTAGTTGTTCTGGCGGGGGGCCTTTTTGCGTCGCTGCACGCCGTGGCCGATAATACCGTTTTTACTGTCATGGACGACCCTTCCACAGCGAAGAAACCGTTTGAAGGTAAAATCAACGGCGGTTACCTGGCACAGTCTGGCAATACTAAAAGTTCTTCCCTGACTGCTGATTCCACCCTGACCTGGTACGGCGATACCACAGCATGGTCGCTGTGGGGGAACGCCAGCAACACGTCTTCTAACGATGAACGCTCGTCTGAAACCTATTCAGTCGGCGGCCGTTCGCGTTACAACATCACCGACGCTGACTACCTGTTCGGCCAGGCAAGCTGGTTGACCGACCGCTATAACGGCTATCGTCAGCGCGATGTGTTCACGGCCGGTTACGGTCGTCAGATCCTCAACGGGCCGGTCCACAGCCTGCGTTTTGAATTCGGTCCTGGTGTGCGTTACGACGAATACACCAACGATGAAACCAAAACTCAGCCGCTGGGTTATGCTTCCGGCACCTACGCCTGGCAGATGACCGACACCACCAAATTTACGCAGGGTCTCTCGGTGTTTGGTGCAGATGACACCACCGTCAACTCCGAGACGGCGCTGGACGTTGCCATTAACGACAACTTCGGTCTGAAAGTGGCTTACAACATCACCTGGAACTCTGAGCCGCCATCATCGGCACCAGAGCATACGGACCGCCGTACGACGGTGACGTTGGGTTATAAGATGTAA